A window from Hoeflea sp. IMCC20628 encodes these proteins:
- a CDS encoding cell division protein FtsQ/DivIB, with the protein MSSITGNKGRAVKTAATSGRTAFSGAVVLPRFLRRPARYVTALATGRVDIRPHAGSVAALAFLAATGFYGMTLGGHTQAVTQAVTTSAGFALEDVHVSGNAETSDIDILQQLGLDGTTSVVAIDAHAARAKLMELPWVTDAQVQKIYPRGLSVRLVERTPVGIWQHGDRLMLIDARGDVIAPLTGARHAELPLYVGLGADIHADELEARLLFHPELRSRVKAAVRIADRRWDLRLDNGVTLSLPENDVGAALKRFAEFDAGRDVLSRDIAAVDLRLEDRVTLRLTEGSFERRKKALETRAKLIKAGKKS; encoded by the coding sequence GTGTCGTCGATAACAGGAAACAAAGGCAGGGCCGTCAAAACGGCCGCAACGTCGGGACGCACAGCGTTCTCCGGCGCTGTTGTGCTGCCGCGTTTCCTGCGCCGTCCGGCTCGCTACGTCACCGCGCTGGCCACCGGCCGTGTGGACATTCGTCCGCATGCCGGCTCGGTTGCAGCCCTGGCCTTTCTCGCCGCCACCGGCTTTTACGGCATGACGCTTGGCGGCCACACACAGGCCGTCACCCAAGCCGTGACCACAAGCGCCGGGTTTGCGCTTGAAGACGTGCATGTCAGCGGCAATGCCGAAACCTCCGACATTGATATCCTGCAGCAGCTTGGGCTCGACGGCACAACCTCTGTTGTGGCGATTGATGCCCATGCTGCGCGCGCCAAGCTGATGGAACTGCCCTGGGTCACGGATGCGCAGGTACAGAAAATCTACCCGCGCGGCCTGTCGGTCCGGCTGGTCGAGCGCACACCTGTCGGCATCTGGCAGCATGGTGACAGGTTGATGCTGATCGATGCGCGCGGCGATGTCATTGCGCCGCTGACCGGTGCCCGTCATGCCGAGCTGCCGCTGTATGTCGGCCTTGGCGCAGATATTCATGCCGATGAGCTCGAAGCCCGGCTGCTGTTTCATCCCGAACTGCGGTCACGGGTCAAGGCTGCGGTTCGCATCGCTGACCGGCGCTGGGACCTCCGGCTCGACAATGGCGTGACGCTGAGCCTGCCGGAGAACGATGTCGGCGCGGCGCTGAAGCGTTTTGCCGAATTCGACGCGGGTCGCGATGTGCTGTCGCGCGATATCGCCGCCGTCGATCTCAGACTTGAGGACCGCGTGACGCTCCGTCTCACGGAGGGTTCCTTCGAACGCCGCAAGAAGGCGCTCGAAACGCGGGCCAAACTCATCAAGGCGGGGAAAAAGTCGTGA
- the ftsA gene encoding cell division protein FtsA has product MSMFRPSSMLPRLKPLSSKRVSIVTVLDIGSSKVVCMIGRLTPVEGAEVLSGRSHSVEILGIGHQKSRGLKSGVISDMDAVESSVRLAVDAAERMAGVTVESLIVNVTAGRLNSETHSSSVNLGGHEIASGDLAKVVNAATRQSQLNERAILHSLPSSYTLDGERGIRDPAGMYGDVLGVDMHVLTADRAPLRNLELSINRAHLTVEAMVATPYASGLAALVSDEAEMGCACIDMGGGTTTISVFCDGKLVHADAIALGGQHVTMDLARGLSTRVDDAERIKVVHGSALPQAGEDRDVISIPPIGEDEHDQPTHVPRGLVSRIVRARVEETLEMLRDRIQQSGYSTLVGKRIVLTGGASQMTGLSESARRILARNVRIGRPLGVSGLPAAAKGPTFSTAVGLMIYPQVAHLESHGTGEGGFAVMAGAGGRLSRVGQWLKESF; this is encoded by the coding sequence GTGAGCATGTTCCGCCCCTCTTCAATGCTGCCCCGGCTCAAGCCGCTGTCATCAAAGCGCGTCAGCATTGTCACCGTGCTCGACATCGGCTCGTCCAAGGTGGTCTGCATGATTGGCCGCCTGACCCCGGTTGAAGGCGCCGAAGTGTTGTCGGGCCGCAGCCACAGTGTCGAAATTCTCGGAATCGGTCATCAGAAATCCCGCGGCCTCAAATCCGGCGTGATCTCCGACATGGATGCGGTGGAAAGTTCGGTGCGGCTCGCCGTTGACGCTGCCGAGCGCATGGCAGGTGTCACGGTCGAAAGCCTGATCGTCAATGTCACCGCCGGGCGGTTGAATAGCGAAACCCATTCATCCTCGGTCAATCTTGGCGGTCATGAGATCGCTTCAGGCGATCTGGCCAAGGTGGTCAACGCGGCGACGCGGCAAAGCCAGCTCAATGAGCGCGCCATCCTGCATTCGCTGCCGTCGAGCTACACGCTGGATGGCGAGCGCGGCATTCGCGATCCGGCCGGCATGTATGGCGATGTGCTTGGCGTCGACATGCATGTGCTGACGGCTGACCGGGCGCCGCTGAGAAATCTCGAACTGTCTATCAATCGCGCTCACCTCACTGTCGAGGCCATGGTGGCGACACCTTATGCCTCCGGACTGGCAGCACTTGTTTCCGATGAAGCCGAAATGGGCTGCGCCTGCATCGATATGGGCGGCGGCACGACGACGATCTCGGTTTTTTGCGATGGCAAGCTGGTGCATGCCGACGCGATTGCGCTTGGTGGCCAGCACGTGACCATGGATCTGGCACGCGGGCTGTCAACCAGAGTTGACGATGCCGAGCGCATCAAGGTCGTGCACGGCTCGGCCCTGCCGCAGGCCGGCGAAGACCGCGACGTTATTTCGATTCCGCCGATCGGCGAGGACGAGCATGATCAGCCGACCCATGTGCCACGCGGGCTGGTTTCGCGCATCGTGCGGGCACGGGTTGAGGAAACCCTGGAAATGCTGCGCGACCGGATCCAGCAGTCGGGCTATTCGACACTTGTCGGCAAGCGGATTGTCCTCACCGGTGGCGCAAGCCAGATGACCGGCCTGTCCGAATCCGCCCGGCGCATCCTGGCGCGCAATGTGCGTATCGGCCGGCCGCTCGGTGTTTCCGGTCTGCCGGCAGCGGCCAAGGGGCCGACATTTTCAACAGCTGTGGGCCTGATGATTTATCCTCAGGTGGCACATCTTGAATCCCACGGTACGGGCGAGGGCGGCTTTGCCGTCATGGCCGGTGCCGGAGGTCGTCTGTCCCGAGTGGGGCAGTGGCTTAAAGAGAGTTTTTGA
- the ftsZ gene encoding cell division protein FtsZ: MTINLQKPDITELKPRITVFGVGGGGGNAVNNMINAGLQGVDFVVANTDAQALTMSKAERIIQLGAAVTEGLGAGSQPEVGRAAAEECIDEILDHLNGTHMCFVTAGMGGGTGTGAAPVVAQAARNKGILTVGVVTKPFHFEGARRMRLAESGIEELQKCVDTLIVIPNQNLFRIANDKTTFADAFAMADQVLYSGVACITDLMVKEGLINLDFADVRSVMREMGRAMMGTGEASGEGRAMAAAEAAIANPLLDETTMKGAQGLLISITGGRDMTLFEVDEAATRIREEVDADANIILGATFDEALEGLIRVSVVATGIDRVEGAAEMQRPLVTASRPAARPAASAPQPAARPSAPEPATAKDPLAETILSAEAELERELDIATQNELAAKPQTAAAQPGFQPQSRIFANSGEAPAPVAAPQPAMTAPRPAAPAPQPAQAAPTLRTEAAPSRMPRVEDFPPVVQAEIEHRAAPQGHADERGPMGLLKRISSSLGRREEEETSKATQPGQAPQVRRPLSAEASVYAPRRGQLDDQGRVTPQTRASIEDEQLEIPAFLRRQAK; encoded by the coding sequence ATGACCATCAATTTGCAGAAGCCGGACATCACCGAGCTGAAGCCCCGCATCACGGTTTTCGGGGTTGGCGGCGGCGGTGGAAACGCTGTCAACAACATGATCAATGCAGGACTCCAGGGTGTCGATTTCGTCGTCGCCAACACGGATGCCCAGGCGCTGACCATGTCCAAGGCTGAACGGATCATCCAGCTAGGCGCTGCCGTGACCGAAGGCCTTGGCGCCGGTTCGCAGCCCGAAGTTGGCCGCGCGGCGGCCGAGGAATGCATCGACGAAATCCTCGATCACCTCAACGGCACCCACATGTGCTTCGTCACCGCAGGCATGGGCGGCGGCACCGGCACCGGCGCTGCACCCGTTGTTGCCCAGGCAGCCCGCAACAAGGGCATCCTGACCGTCGGCGTGGTCACCAAACCGTTCCATTTCGAAGGCGCGCGCCGGATGCGTCTGGCTGAATCAGGCATCGAAGAACTGCAGAAATGCGTTGATACGCTGATCGTCATTCCGAACCAGAATCTGTTCCGCATCGCCAATGACAAGACCACCTTCGCCGACGCATTTGCGATGGCCGACCAGGTGCTTTATTCAGGCGTTGCCTGCATTACCGACCTGATGGTCAAGGAAGGCCTGATCAACCTCGACTTCGCCGACGTCCGTTCGGTGATGCGCGAAATGGGTCGCGCCATGATGGGCACCGGCGAGGCTTCCGGCGAAGGCCGCGCGATGGCCGCAGCCGAAGCTGCGATTGCTAATCCGCTGCTCGATGAAACCACGATGAAGGGCGCGCAAGGCCTGCTGATCTCGATCACCGGCGGCCGCGACATGACGCTGTTTGAAGTTGACGAGGCAGCGACCCGCATCCGCGAGGAAGTGGACGCTGACGCCAACATCATCCTGGGTGCAACCTTCGACGAAGCGCTTGAAGGCCTGATCCGCGTCTCGGTTGTCGCCACCGGCATCGACCGGGTGGAAGGCGCCGCTGAAATGCAACGTCCACTGGTCACCGCGTCACGTCCGGCTGCACGACCTGCCGCCAGCGCACCGCAGCCGGCCGCACGTCCGTCTGCACCAGAACCGGCGACTGCAAAGGATCCGCTGGCTGAAACCATCTTGTCGGCAGAAGCCGAGCTGGAGCGCGAACTCGACATCGCAACCCAGAACGAACTGGCTGCAAAGCCACAGACCGCTGCTGCGCAACCCGGTTTTCAGCCTCAGAGCCGAATCTTTGCCAATTCAGGCGAAGCACCGGCACCGGTGGCTGCACCGCAGCCTGCAATGACCGCGCCACGTCCGGCAGCACCTGCTCCGCAGCCAGCGCAAGCAGCGCCGACTTTGCGCACGGAAGCCGCCCCGTCCCGCATGCCGCGGGTCGAAGACTTCCCGCCAGTAGTACAGGCCGAGATCGAACATCGTGCTGCGCCGCAGGGCCACGCCGATGAACGCGGCCCGATGGGATTGCTCAAGCGGATCTCGAGCTCGCTCGGCCGCCGCGAAGAGGAAGAGACATCCAAGGCGACACAACCCGGCCAGGCACCGCAGGTGCGCCGGCCACTGTCGGCAGAGGCAAGTGTCTATGCCCCACGTCGTGGTCAACTTGACGATCAGGGCCGGGTAACGCCGCAGACTCGCGCGAGTATCGAGGACGAACAACTCGAGATTCCTGCCTTTCTGCGCCGCCAGGCAAAGTGA
- the lpxC gene encoding UDP-3-O-acyl-N-acetylglucosamine deacetylase — MSIDVVGLQTTISRSISLSGIAVHSGENVSISFHPADPDTGIVFNRLLPSGDTISVRAVSSQVGSTDLCTLLGKAPDRSVATVEHLMAALYALGVDNISIDLDGSEVPIMDGSAAVFIEALDNAGLTNHAVKRRYIRVTKPVRIEMGGSWAEFSQHNGTRFEIDIDFDTPLIGRQSWKGEVTADTFRRELARARTFGFMRDVERLWASGHALGSSLENSVVIGDDGKVINVEGLRFGDEFARHKALDAVGDLALAGAQFIGCYRSYRGGHKLNALALRALLADQSAYDVVEAPARRNTVRHGELVAVNAAAFAPWAL; from the coding sequence ATGAGTATCGATGTAGTAGGCCTACAGACCACGATTTCGAGGTCAATCTCCCTCTCTGGCATTGCCGTGCATTCCGGCGAAAATGTTTCGATATCCTTTCATCCTGCTGACCCGGATACCGGCATCGTTTTCAACCGCCTTCTTCCCTCCGGCGACACCATCAGCGTGCGCGCCGTGTCTTCGCAGGTGGGTTCCACCGATCTCTGCACACTTCTGGGCAAGGCTCCTGATCGCTCCGTTGCGACAGTCGAGCATCTGATGGCTGCGCTCTATGCGCTGGGCGTCGACAATATCAGCATTGATCTTGATGGCAGCGAAGTTCCGATCATGGACGGCAGCGCCGCCGTGTTCATCGAGGCGCTCGACAATGCCGGACTTACCAATCACGCAGTCAAGCGCCGCTACATTCGCGTCACCAAGCCGGTGCGTATCGAAATGGGCGGTTCGTGGGCAGAATTCAGCCAGCACAACGGCACCCGCTTCGAGATCGATATTGATTTCGATACACCGCTGATCGGACGCCAGTCGTGGAAGGGCGAAGTCACAGCCGACACGTTCCGCCGCGAGTTGGCCCGCGCCCGTACTTTCGGGTTCATGCGCGATGTCGAGCGGCTCTGGGCTTCGGGGCATGCGCTGGGATCGTCGCTTGAAAATTCCGTGGTGATCGGTGACGACGGCAAGGTCATCAATGTCGAGGGACTTCGTTTCGGCGACGAGTTCGCACGGCACAAGGCGCTTGATGCTGTGGGCGATCTGGCTCTGGCCGGCGCGCAGTTCATCGGTTGCTACCGCAGCTACCGCGGCGGTCACAAGCTCAATGCGCTGGCGCTGCGGGCATTGCTGGCAGATCAGTCGGCCTATGACGTCGTTGAGGCACCGGCTCGCCGGAACACGGTTCGCCATGGTGAACTGGTCGCTGTCAACGCAGCTGCCTTTGCTCCCTGGGCGCTCTGA
- a CDS encoding outer membrane protein assembly factor BamD codes for MDTSVKGGRGRASRVALIVAGLAGVSLVVSGCQSDPDIDITAYAQSIEPADVMYNQGLANLQSGELTEAGRKFAAIDKQHPYSEFARKAMVMGAFTDYRQGNYSEAINRASRFLSLYPNDDDAAYAQYIVGLAYYRQIPEVTRDQRTSAKAIAAFTEVIERYPDSEYVEDSQAKLRYARDQLAGKEMQVGRYYLERKEYLAAANRFRLVVEQYPNTRQIEEALARLVETYYAMGLESEAQTAAAVLGHNFPDSQWYADSYKLLKTRGLEPRENKGSWISRAGAVLVGT; via the coding sequence ATGGATACTTCGGTCAAGGGTGGGCGCGGGCGCGCGAGTAGAGTTGCGCTCATAGTCGCCGGATTGGCTGGCGTTTCGTTGGTCGTCAGCGGTTGTCAATCCGATCCCGACATCGACATTACCGCCTACGCGCAATCTATTGAACCTGCCGATGTGATGTACAATCAGGGGCTAGCCAATTTGCAGTCGGGTGAATTGACCGAGGCCGGACGCAAATTCGCGGCGATTGACAAGCAGCACCCCTATTCGGAATTCGCCCGCAAGGCGATGGTGATGGGGGCGTTCACCGATTATCGCCAGGGCAATTACTCCGAAGCCATCAACAGGGCTTCGCGGTTTCTCAGCCTCTATCCCAACGATGACGATGCAGCCTACGCACAATATATCGTCGGGCTCGCCTACTACCGGCAAATTCCTGAGGTAACGCGCGACCAGCGCACCTCGGCAAAGGCAATCGCCGCTTTCACCGAAGTGATTGAGCGCTACCCTGATTCTGAATATGTCGAGGATAGCCAGGCCAAGTTGCGCTATGCGCGTGACCAGTTGGCGGGCAAGGAGATGCAGGTCGGGCGCTATTATCTTGAGCGCAAGGAATATCTGGCGGCGGCCAACCGGTTCCGTCTGGTGGTGGAGCAATATCCCAACACCCGCCAGATCGAAGAGGCGCTGGCCCGCTTGGTCGAAACCTATTACGCGATGGGCCTTGAAAGCGAAGCGCAGACGGCAGCCGCCGTACTGGGGCACAATTTTCCTGACAGCCAGTGGTATGCAGACTCCTACAAGCTCTTGAAGACCCGTGGCCTCGAGCCGCGTGAGAACAAGGGCTCCTGGATTTCGCGCGCCGGGGCCGTCCTCGTCGGCACCTGA
- the recN gene encoding DNA repair protein RecN gives MLVQLSIRDIVLIEKLDLEFDAGLSVLTGETGAGKSILLDSLSLALGGRGDGSLVRHGAGKGQVTAVFDVGAEHPARLLLRANDINDEGDLVFRRVQSGDGRTRVFINDQPASVALMREAGLLLVEIHGQHDDRALIDTDAHRALLDAFGGLTERTADVGRLHESWREAERALKAHRARVEEARREADWLRSSVDELEKLHPIEGEDEQLAESRSMMMKAEKMASDINEADEVLNGQGSPMPVISGLMRRLERKALEAPELLNDTVAALDAALNALADAQTAVEAALRAADFNPRELEETEERLFALRAAARKYNVTVDALPELAAQMIADLSDLDAGEERLASMEARVGETRAAFLHAAGQLSERRHSTAAALTSAVMAELPALKLERAEFIVEIASDAAHAGPSGIDAIAFHVRTNPGSRAGPIMKVASGGELSRFLLALKVALAERGSAPTLVFDEIDTGVGGAVADAIGKRLKRLAGGVQVLSVTHAPQVAARAATHLLIAKGPSEAGSVTVSTRVSTMGADARREEIARMLAGEHVTDEARAAAARLLDVAD, from the coding sequence ATGCTTGTCCAGCTGTCGATCCGCGATATCGTCCTGATCGAGAAGCTTGATCTCGAGTTTGACGCTGGTCTGTCGGTCCTCACCGGCGAGACCGGCGCCGGCAAATCCATACTCCTTGATTCCCTTTCACTGGCGCTTGGCGGCCGTGGCGATGGCAGCCTCGTGCGTCATGGCGCGGGCAAGGGCCAGGTTACCGCGGTGTTTGACGTCGGCGCTGAACATCCGGCGCGGCTGTTGCTGCGCGCCAATGACATCAATGACGAAGGTGATCTGGTGTTCCGACGGGTGCAGTCGGGCGATGGCCGGACGCGTGTGTTCATCAATGACCAGCCGGCGAGCGTGGCGCTGATGCGTGAGGCTGGTCTGCTGCTGGTCGAGATCCACGGCCAGCACGATGACCGGGCGCTGATCGACACCGACGCGCATCGGGCGTTGCTCGACGCTTTTGGCGGCTTGACCGAGCGCACAGCCGATGTCGGGCGGCTGCATGAAAGCTGGCGCGAGGCCGAACGGGCGCTGAAGGCGCACCGTGCGCGCGTCGAAGAAGCAAGGCGCGAGGCCGACTGGCTGCGCTCCTCGGTCGACGAGCTTGAAAAACTCCACCCCATCGAGGGTGAGGACGAACAGCTGGCCGAGAGCCGCTCGATGATGATGAAGGCTGAAAAAATGGCCAGCGACATCAACGAGGCCGATGAGGTGCTTAACGGTCAGGGCTCGCCGATGCCGGTGATCAGCGGGCTGATGCGGCGGCTGGAGCGCAAGGCGCTGGAAGCGCCGGAACTGCTCAATGACACGGTGGCAGCCCTTGATGCCGCGCTCAATGCGCTGGCCGACGCGCAGACCGCCGTCGAGGCAGCACTGAGGGCCGCCGATTTTAATCCGCGCGAACTGGAAGAAACCGAGGAGCGGCTGTTTGCGCTTCGGGCGGCGGCGCGCAAATACAATGTCACCGTCGATGCCTTGCCGGAACTCGCGGCGCAGATGATCGCCGATCTGTCAGATCTGGACGCCGGCGAAGAGCGGCTGGCCAGCATGGAAGCCCGGGTCGGCGAGACCCGCGCGGCGTTTCTGCATGCGGCCGGGCAATTGTCCGAGCGGCGGCACTCCACTGCTGCGGCACTCACCAGTGCGGTGATGGCCGAACTGCCGGCACTGAAGCTGGAGCGGGCCGAATTCATTGTCGAAATTGCGAGCGATGCCGCCCATGCCGGTCCGAGCGGCATTGACGCCATCGCCTTCCACGTCCGCACCAATCCGGGCTCACGGGCAGGGCCAATCATGAAGGTCGCCTCGGGTGGCGAGCTGTCGCGGTTTCTGCTGGCGCTCAAGGTGGCACTGGCCGAGCGCGGCTCGGCGCCGACGTTGGTGTTTGACGAGATCGACACCGGTGTGGGCGGAGCCGTCGCCGATGCCATCGGCAAACGGCTCAAGCGGCTGGCTGGAGGCGTTCAGGTGCTTTCGGTCACCCACGCACCGCAGGTCGCTGCACGGGCGGCCACGCATCTGCTGATCGCCAAGGGACCATCCGAGGCAGGCTCGGTGACGGTGTCGACACGCGTCTCGACCATGGGTGCGGATGCACGACGTGAGGAAATTGCCCGGATGCTGGCCGGCGAACACGTCACCGACGAAGCCCGCGCAGCTGCAGCGCGGCTGCTGGATGTGGCCGACTGA
- a CDS encoding GGDEF domain-containing protein: MKDNHRAHSQRVYNDALKTAMTDRVMLPDRVLTQDSCTPDASPALSALYDSYSWAAHSLKARAWLQAAFVFNFLLMSFDYLVSPSLLIPTLIIRGLVVSSILLGLYLLWGRQRASWVQGATLVMVSATIMIGSGALGALGGVSLFERYLTGALFTVATAILFFPIGFRWTVAGVIAAIILHAGMVIIGPVPDPWLALSTSLFYSGAIVAFASTRKATLRSQWKSFKSKIRELRDQEALASLNAELQVIANLDPLTGIQNRRSTQEDVDRIWSDTTYARRAIAFLMLDIDNFKQLNDTLGHAAGDECIKGVANKISLALRDGDIVSRYGGEEFLVVLTGTTASEASAVAERIRKSVESFRLNTSGDTPASQVTISIGLALWEGDETPEMLIKRADEAMYDAKRSGKNQTMVAPPPQGIDTPSGQIHGPTARDVA, encoded by the coding sequence GTGAAAGACAATCACCGGGCACACAGCCAGCGCGTCTATAATGATGCGCTTAAAACAGCGATGACTGATCGCGTGATGCTTCCTGACCGGGTGCTGACGCAGGATAGCTGTACCCCCGATGCGTCGCCTGCGCTCAGTGCGCTCTACGACAGCTATTCCTGGGCGGCGCATTCGCTCAAGGCACGCGCCTGGCTGCAGGCAGCTTTCGTCTTCAACTTTCTCCTGATGTCTTTCGATTACCTTGTCAGCCCCTCACTGTTGATTCCGACGTTGATCATCCGCGGCCTTGTTGTCTCATCCATTCTGCTTGGCCTCTACCTGCTCTGGGGACGGCAGCGGGCAAGTTGGGTCCAAGGCGCGACATTGGTTATGGTCTCGGCGACCATCATGATCGGGTCTGGTGCACTGGGGGCACTGGGCGGGGTCTCGCTGTTTGAACGTTATCTCACCGGAGCGTTGTTCACGGTGGCCACCGCAATCCTGTTCTTTCCCATCGGGTTTCGCTGGACGGTCGCCGGGGTTATCGCAGCAATCATTCTCCATGCCGGCATGGTCATCATCGGTCCGGTCCCCGATCCTTGGCTGGCGCTCAGCACCAGCCTTTTTTACAGCGGCGCGATCGTTGCTTTTGCCTCGACGCGAAAGGCGACTCTGAGAAGCCAGTGGAAAAGCTTCAAATCGAAAATCCGCGAACTTCGCGACCAGGAGGCACTGGCGAGCCTCAATGCCGAATTGCAGGTGATTGCCAATCTCGACCCGCTGACCGGAATTCAGAACCGGCGTTCAACCCAGGAAGATGTCGATCGAATCTGGAGCGACACCACTTACGCCAGGCGGGCTATAGCCTTCCTGATGCTCGACATCGATAATTTCAAACAGCTCAATGATACCCTCGGCCACGCCGCCGGTGATGAGTGCATAAAGGGGGTGGCCAACAAGATCAGCCTCGCCCTGCGCGACGGCGACATCGTCTCACGCTACGGTGGCGAGGAATTCCTCGTGGTGCTGACCGGCACCACCGCAAGCGAAGCTTCCGCCGTGGCCGAGCGGATTCGCAAATCCGTTGAATCGTTCCGGTTGAACACCTCGGGAGACACCCCGGCAAGTCAGGTAACCATCAGCATCGGTTTGGCCCTGTGGGAAGGTGACGAAACCCCGGAAATGCTGATCAAGCGCGCCGACGAGGCGATGTATGATGCCAAGCGCAGCGGCAAGAACCAAACGATGGTCGCTCCGCCACCACAAGGCATCGACACGCCCTCCGGTCAGATTCACGGGCCAACGGCACGCGATGTTGCCTAA
- a CDS encoding inorganic phosphate transporter, whose amino-acid sequence MTETYRKPTLDKDLDKFATMEEATGLINRGFVTPGLALVFIFLCAVIAAVFVTGQPGSVTIIAAATIGAYMALNIGANDVANNVGPAVGSQAMTLGVALAIAAIFESAGALIAGGDVVSTISKGIIDPVAVSDPAVFISVMMAALVSAAMWIHLATWFGAPVSTTHSIVGGVMGAGIAAAGVDAVNWPTMGGIAASWVISPFLGGLIAAAFLAFIKTFIIYQEDKIAAARRWVPVLIAIMSGAFAAYLSLKGVKALIQISFGMAMLIGLGVAVLSWLAARPLIARQSRGLENRNQSLRKLFGLPLIFSAALLSFAHGANDVANAVGPLAAIVHTAEYGDVAAKVVIPLWVMAVGAAGISLGLLLFGPKLIRMVGNQITKLNPMRAYCVALSAAITVIIASGLGLPVSSTHIAVGAVFGVGFFREWYTERSTRRADYVARHQINTPETEPAKGQLAEQRRRKLVRRSHFLQIIAAWVITVPAAAVLAGVLFVIMRFALV is encoded by the coding sequence ATGACCGAGACTTACCGCAAACCCACACTCGACAAGGATCTCGACAAGTTCGCGACCATGGAAGAGGCCACCGGCCTGATCAATCGCGGCTTTGTCACGCCCGGTCTGGCGCTGGTGTTCATCTTCCTCTGCGCCGTCATTGCCGCCGTCTTCGTCACCGGCCAGCCGGGCTCGGTGACGATCATCGCCGCCGCCACCATCGGCGCCTATATGGCGCTCAATATCGGCGCCAATGATGTCGCCAACAATGTCGGTCCGGCGGTCGGCTCGCAGGCGATGACGCTCGGCGTGGCGCTGGCGATTGCGGCAATCTTCGAAAGTGCCGGCGCGCTGATTGCCGGCGGCGACGTGGTCTCGACGATTTCCAAGGGCATCATCGATCCGGTCGCGGTCTCCGATCCGGCGGTCTTCATCTCGGTGATGATGGCAGCGCTTGTGTCGGCTGCGATGTGGATCCACCTCGCCACCTGGTTTGGCGCGCCGGTGTCGACCACCCATTCGATTGTCGGTGGCGTCATGGGCGCGGGCATTGCCGCAGCCGGCGTTGACGCAGTCAACTGGCCGACCATGGGCGGCATTGCCGCAAGCTGGGTGATCTCGCCGTTTCTCGGTGGTCTGATCGCAGCCGCGTTCCTGGCCTTCATCAAGACCTTCATCATCTACCAGGAAGACAAGATCGCCGCCGCCCGGCGCTGGGTTCCGGTGCTGATCGCCATCATGTCGGGCGCATTTGCTGCCTATCTGTCGCTCAAGGGCGTCAAGGCGCTGATCCAGATCTCCTTCGGCATGGCAATGCTGATCGGCCTTGGTGTCGCGGTGCTGAGCTGGCTGGCAGCCCGGCCGCTGATCGCCCGGCAGTCGCGCGGGCTTGAAAACCGCAATCAGTCGCTGCGCAAACTGTTCGGCCTGCCGCTGATCTTTTCAGCTGCACTCTTGTCCTTCGCCCATGGCGCCAATGACGTGGCCAATGCGGTCGGTCCGCTGGCGGCGATCGTCCATACCGCCGAATATGGCGACGTTGCCGCCAAGGTGGTGATCCCGCTCTGGGTCATGGCGGTCGGCGCAGCCGGCATTTCGCTCGGGCTGTTGCTGTTCGGACCGAAACTGATCCGCATGGTCGGCAACCAGATCACAAAACTCAACCCGATGCGGGCCTATTGCGTGGCGCTGTCAGCCGCGATCACGGTGATCATCGCCTCCGGGCTGGGATTACCGGTCAGCTCCACCCATATCGCCGTCGGTGCAGTCTTCGGTGTCGGCTTCTTCCGCGAATGGTACACGGAACGATCCACCCGGCGGGCCGACTATGTCGCACGCCACCAGATCAACACCCCGGAAACCGAACCTGCCAAAGGCCAACTGGCCGAACAGCGCCGCCGCAAGCTGGTGCGACGCTCGCATTTCCTGCAGATCATCGCCGCCTGGGTGATCACCGTCCCCGCAGCAGCCGTGCTGGCAGGCGTGCTGTTCGTCATCATGCGCTTCGCGCTGGTGTAA